The proteins below come from a single Uloborus diversus isolate 005 chromosome 10, Udiv.v.3.1, whole genome shotgun sequence genomic window:
- the LOC129230977 gene encoding trichohyalin-like produces MNSFIAAIFIFSLCIAVSLGEHSNGKCKGSCLQEGQKQNDENRSEENYNHNKSGEHRIRHGESKRNKQRDGHEDQSKDQKKDKHSGESRESESKHGDRLRRERKVENEGERTEKGKSKYEDGNRTGNIKESNHKRGNYKETKQKSKHDNHRSNQRKVKEETRRNRQKDQHGNVRRGETRNEMSRNDKIRERNTDGKKDRTNYSSTDEHKGKSGQKHGRRERDIQNEKDNDERRDRDRRRDSDRKEYGNRETRRNDVERRDEDESKDRYESRDRDGHSKEKKRRGRYERGDRYRDENTGRNRRTDDDERINKDGKRGNYGRRERRTHEDKNGRRDEEERGDRERDETRGKGKNIDDDRRRERSGSRDRDGRKDRNEYEERDGRRGKDERECRGREENRDRERRSDDDERRNKGRREDRYQHGDKDERRDRNERDEYRDRERRVNDDEPREKSGNGDEDGRKARDNRENRNESKERYEKGDREGRGSRDGRGNREGREDREERGDRDGSRNKDGRRERYERDNRGSRRDRDEREDTDSGRGRGEREDRDSLRGRDERGGEDRDGNEDRGRCTDDDKRKDRRGSRDIDGRRDNGESRYREERRESAERENMGRDEYRYRGKSTYYDERRNRKGSKDRDGRKERDERGGSGMSKNGRSNRGEREERGRDVNRNRGRRADDDEQKERSGSRNRDERRERDSREDRDERRERDERGGRDERIGRDGRSDRDRCRDRDEREDRGRNENRDRSRRTDDEERRDRSESNDRDGRKDRNAREGRDGRKERNEREGKDGRMGKNRRSDSDGRRDRDELEDRGREENRDRGRRTDDDERREGSGSRNRNGRRERDEREGTDERIGRHGRSDRDGRRDRDEREDRGREENRDRGRRTDDDERREGSRSRDRDYRRERNTRNERDKRGGKDGRMARNGSSDSDGRRDRDEREDRDREENRDRGRRIDDDERREGSGSRNRDGRRERDEREGTDERIGRHGRTDRDKRRDRDEREDRGRNENRDRSRRTDDGERRDRNERNDRDERKERDAREDRDGRKERNEREGKGRRMGKNRRSGSDGRRDKDEREDRGREENRDRGKRADDDEQREGSGSRYIDERRERNARYERDERGGKDGRMGRNGRSDSDGRRDRDEREDRGREENRKRGRRTDDDERREGSESRDRDERRERDARNERDERRGKDGRMGRNGRSDRDERGDRGRDANRDIGRRRDDDEQRERSGIRDRDDRRRDAREDRDGSRQRNERGGRDESRDTDERGDRNRDEYRNRGRRMDRSERNERKNKGMHRGEQKFREESEDSNRDMDRNGHREGRYKRDKEHVGANRALHWIIPKDMHQKGNGAMQGGRSRYVGKYSGRSDGNSNKNSNKNKEGSSSQEMKNESSGAMANASSTSQAASTSGDTGNGFGAGSTNGLGRDLENVNSGAAQSATNGGTPNGNSGGAENPSGGVTGGMINSAGGGAILS; encoded by the coding sequence GAGAACACTCTAATGGAAAATGTAAAGGATCGTGCTTGCAGGAAGGACAAAAGCAAAACGATGAAAATAGATCAGAAGAAAACTATAACCACAACAAAAGCGGTGAGCATCGAATAAGGCATGGAGAAAGCAAGAGAAATAAGCAAAGAGATGGACACGAAGATCAGAGTAAAGATCAGAAGAAGGACAAACACTCAGGAGAAAGCAGAGAAAGTGAGTCGAAACATGGAGATAGGCTAAGGCGTGAACGTAAGGTAGAAAATGAAGGTGAAAGAACGGAAAAGGGTAAAAGTAAATATGAAGATGGAAACAGGACAggaaatataaaagaaagtaatcaCAAACGTGGCAATTACAAGGAAactaaacaaaaaagtaaacatgATAATCATCGAAGTAAccaaagaaaagtaaaagaagaaaCACGCAGAAACAGACAAAAAGATCAACATGGAAATGTACGCAGAGGTGAAACTAGAAATGAAATGAGTAGAAATGATAAAATAAGAGAACGTAACACAGATGGGAAGAAGGACCGAACTAATTACAGTAGCACAGATGAACATAAAGGAAAAAGTGGGCAGAAACATGGACGCAGAGAGAGAGatatacaaaatgaaaaagataACGACGAGCGTAGAGACAGAGATAGAAGAAGAGACAGCGATCGTAAAGAATATGGAAACAGAGAAACACGCAGGAATGACGTTGAACGTAGAGACGAGGATGAAAGCAAAGACAGATATGAGAGCAGAGACCGAGATGGacacagcaaagaaaaaaaacgaagagGAAGATATGAACGTGGAGACAGATATCGTGATGAAAATACGGGTAGAAATAGACGTACCGATGACGACGAGAGAATAAACAAAGATGGAAAGAGAGGTAATTATGGACGCAGGGAAAGGAGAACACATGAAGACAAAAATGGGCGCAGAGACGAGGAAGAACGTGGAGACCGAGAACGTGATGAAACTAGAGGCAAAGGTAAGAACATAGATGACGACAGACGCAGAGAAAGAAGTGGAAGCAGAGACAGAGATGGACGCAAAGACCGAAATGAATATGAAGAGAGAGATGGACGCAGAGGCAAAGACGAACGTGAATGCAGAGGTCGTGAGGAAAATAGAGACAGAGAGAGACGCTCAGATGACGACGAACGTAGAAACAAAGGTCGAAGAGAAGACAGATATCAACATGGAGACAAGGATGAACGCAGAGATCGAAATGAACGGGACGAATATAGAGACAGAGAAAGACGCGTAAACGACGATGAACCAAGAGAGAAAAGTGGAAACGGAGACGAAGATGGAAGAAAAGCACGGGATAATCGAGAAAACAGAAATGAAAGCAAAGAGAGATATGAAAAGGGAGATAGAGAAGGACGTGGAAGCAGAGATGGACGTGGAAACAGAGAAGGACGTGAAGACAGAGAAGAACGTGGAGATAGAGATGGAAGCAGAAACAAAGATGGGCGCAGAGAAAGATATGAACGTGACAACAGAGGTAGCCGCAGAGACAGAGACGAACGAGAGGACACAGACAGCGGCAGAGGCAGAGGGGAACGTGAGGACAGGGACAGCCTTAGAGGCAGAGATGAACGTGGAGGCGAAGATCGTGATGGAAATGAAGACAGAGGTAGATGCACAGATGATGACAAACGTAAAGACAGACGTGGAAGTAGAGACATAGATGGACGCAGAGACAACGGTGAAAGCAGATACAGAGAAGAACGCAGAGAAAGTGCTGAACGTGAAAACATGGGACGTGATGAATATAGATACAGAGGTAAAAGCACATATTACGACGAACGAAGAAACAGAAAGGGAAGCAAAGACAGAGATGGTCGCAAAGAAAGAGATGAACGTGGAGGCAGTGGCATGAGTAAAAATGGACGCAGCAACAGAGGTGAACGTGAAGAAAGAGGTCGTGATGTAAATAGAAACAGAGGTAGGCGCGCAGATGACGATGAGCAAAAAGAGAGGAGTGGAAGCAGAAATAGAGATGAACGTAGAGAAAGGGATTCACGTGAAGACAGAGATGAACGCAGAGAAAGAGATGAACGTGGAGGTAGAGATGAACGAATAGGCCGAGATGGACGCAGTGACAGAGATAGGTGCAGAGACAGAGATGAACGCGAAGACAGAGGTCGTAATGAAAATAGAGACAGAAGTAGGCGCACAGATGACGAAGAACGAAGAGACAGAAGTGAAAGCAACGATAGAGATGGACGCAAAGATAGGAATGCACGTGAAGGCAGAGATGGACGCAAAGAAAGAAATGAACGTGAAGGCAAAGATGGACGAATGGGCAAAAATCGTCGCAGTGACAGTGATGGACGCAGAGATAGAGATGAACTTGAAGATAGAGGTCGTGAAGAAAATAGAGACAGAGGTAGAAGAACAGATGACGACGAGCGAAGAGAGGGGAGTGGAAGCAGAAATAGAAATGGACGCAGAGAAAGAGATGAACGTGAAGGTACAGATGAACGAATAGGCAGACATGGACGCAGTGACAGAGATGGACGCAGAGACAGAGACGAACGAGAAGATAGAGGTCGTGAAGAAAATAGAGACAGAGGTAGGCGAACAGATGACGACGAGCGAAGAGAGGGGAGTAGAAGCAGAGATAGAGATTACCGCAGAGAAAGGAATACACGCAATGAAAGAGATAAACGTGGAGGCAAAGATGGACGTATGGCCAGAAATGGAAGCAGTGACAGTGATGGGCGCAGAGACAGAGATGAACGTGAAGATAGAGATCGTGAAGAAAATAGAGACAGAGGTAGGCGAATAGATGACGACGAGCGGAGAGAGGGGAGTGGAAGCAGAAATAGAGATGGACGCAGAGAAAGAGATGAACGTGAAGGTACGGATGAACGAATAGGCCGACATGGACGCACTGACAGAGATAAGCGCAGAGACAGAGATGAACGCGAAGACAGAGGTCGTAATGAAAATAGAGACAGAAGTAGGCGCACAGATGACGGggaacgaagagacagaaatgaAAGAAACGATAGAGATGAACGCAAAGAAAGGGATGCACGTGAAGACAGAGATGGACGCAAAGAAAGAAATGAGCGTGAAGGCAAAGGTAGACGCATGGGCAAAAATCGTCGCAGTGGCAGTGATGGACGCAGAGACAAAGATGAACGTGAAGATAGAGGTCGTGAAGAAAATAGAGACAGAGGTAAGCGCGCAGATGATGACGAGCAAAGAGAGGGGAGTGGAAGCAGATATATTGATGAGCGCAGAGAAAGGAATGCACGCTATGAAAGAGATGAACGTGGAGGCAAAGATGGGCGTATGGGCAGAAATGGACGCAGTGACAGTGATGGACGTAGAGACAGAGATGAACGTGAAGATAGAGGTCGTGAAGAAAATAGAAAGAGGGGTAGGCGAACAGATGACGACGAGAGAAGAGAGGGGAGTGAAAGCAGAGATAGAGATGAGCGCAGAGAAAGGGATGCACGCAATGAAAGAGATGAACGTAGAGGCAAAGATGGACGTATGGGCAGAAATGGGCGCAGTGACAGAGATGAACGTGGAGACAGAGGTCGTGATGCAAATAGAGACATAGGTAGGAGAAGAGATGACGACGAACAAAGAGAGAGAAGTGGAATTAGAGATAGAGATGACCGCAGAAGAGATGCACGTGAAGACAGAGACGGGAGTAGACAAAGAAATGAACGTGGAGGCAGAGATGAAAGCAGAGATACTGATGAACGTGGTGACCGAAATCGTGATGAATACAGAAACAGAGGTAGACGCATGGACAGGAGTGAAAGgaacgaaagaaaaaataaaggaatgcaCAGAGGTGAACAGAAATTTAGAGAAGAAAGCGAAGACAGTAATAGAGATATGGACAGAAATGGACACAGAGAAGGTAGATATAAAAGAGATAAAGAACATGTCGGTGCAAATCGAGCACTGCATTGGATTATACCTAAAGACATGCATCAAAAAGGCAACGGAGCCATGCAGGGGGGTAGAAGCAGATATGTTGGCAAATACAGTGGAAGATCTGAtggaaattcaaacaaaaattcgaACAAAAATAAAGAAGGTTCATCCagtcaagaaatgaaaaacgaaagTAGTGGAGCAATGGCGAATGCATCAAGTACATCTCAAGCAGCTTCAACCAGCGGAGATACAGGTAATGGTTTTGGAGCAGGGTCTACTAATGGGTTGGGACGTGATCTCGAAAATGTAAATAGTGGAGCAGCCCAAAGTGCAACAAATGGAGGAACACCGAACGGAAATAGTGGAGGAGCTGAAAATCCAAGCGGAGGAGTAACCGGAGGTATGATTAACAGTGCAGGTGGAGGAGCAATACTATCCTAG